One Megalopta genalis isolate 19385.01 chromosome 11, iyMegGena1_principal, whole genome shotgun sequence genomic region harbors:
- the Herp gene encoding homocysteine-induced endoplasmic reticulum protein isoform X2, with protein MHSREKASQKLIYSGQLLNDSTCLKDVLRQCDGQEDQAYTVHLVCASQKIMPEQNKESTSSIASSTRNVMEYARLNNANSVQNLAQNINNFTIQHSPTQLYTTQQYFDPRNSQQMTWMQQAYTHYFTQYMQLMAAQGIPLQTSIPYVQQMNVNTNDSDQNPYGNNTNNNNNNNNVGDEQQQPAAQDVDIIGGNNGAEEDGAFNIDWLDFSYTLSRIIVLFSLLYFYSSPLRFLVVIFLGFTMYLYQGGFFRMQLVFLPENNNGRVDRIDNNNQVLQNEAAAPQPVAQQPNGPVPTVQTEAMTNANEEHEEERPGVLAFTWTFFRTFFASIIPDQPNVI; from the exons ATGCATAGCCGT GAAAAAGCAAGTCAAAAACTGATATATTCTGGCCAATTGTTAAATGACTCCACATGCTTGAAAGATGTTCTGAGGCAATGTGATGGACAAGAAGATCAAGCTTACACTGTTCATTTAGTTTGTGCTTCTCAAAAAATAATGCCAGAACAGAATAAAGAGAGCACAAGCAGTATAGCTTCTTCTACAAGAAATGTAATGGAATACGCAAGATTAAATAATGCAAATAGTGTACAAAATCTGGCTCAAAATATTAACAATTTCACTATACAACACAGTCCTACACAATTGTATACTACACAGCAATATTTCGATCCAAGGAATAGTCAACAGATGACTTGGATGCAACAGGCATATACACATTATTTTACTCAGTACATGCAATT AATGGCAGCACAAGGAATCCCATTACAAACTAGCATTCCATATGTACAACAAATGAATGTCAATACCAATGATAGTGATCAAAATCCATATGGAAATAAtaccaataataataacaataataacaatgtaggtgatgaacaacaacaacctgCAGCCCAAGATGTTGACATTATTGGTGGAAACAATGGTGCTGAAGAGGATGGTGCATTTAACATAGATTGGCTAGATTTCTCTTATACTCTGTCCAGAATAATTGTTCTCTTCagtcttttatatttttactcATCTCCACTAAGATTCCTTGTTGTCATATTTCTTGGTTTTACAATGTACCT ATATCAAGGTGGTTTCTTCCGaatgcaactcgtttttttgccaGAAAATAATAATGGTCGAGTAGACAGAATAGATAACAATAATCAAGTATTGCAAAACGAAGCTGCTGCTCCCCAGCCTGTAGCGCAACAACCAAATGGTCCAGTACCAACAGTACAAACAGAAGCTATGACAAACGCGAATGAAGAACACGAAGAAGAGAGACCAGGAGTCTTAGCTTTTACTTGGACTTTTTTCCGTACATTTTTCGCATCTATAATTCCAGATCAACCGAATGTTATATAA
- the Herp gene encoding homocysteine-induced endoplasmic reticulum protein isoform X1 encodes MEGTTVKLIIKTPNQQIKDQVVNCDIEWTIGRLKEYLSEVYPCKPEKASQKLIYSGQLLNDSTCLKDVLRQCDGQEDQAYTVHLVCASQKIMPEQNKESTSSIASSTRNVMEYARLNNANSVQNLAQNINNFTIQHSPTQLYTTQQYFDPRNSQQMTWMQQAYTHYFTQYMQLMAAQGIPLQTSIPYVQQMNVNTNDSDQNPYGNNTNNNNNNNNVGDEQQQPAAQDVDIIGGNNGAEEDGAFNIDWLDFSYTLSRIIVLFSLLYFYSSPLRFLVVIFLGFTMYLYQGGFFRMQLVFLPENNNGRVDRIDNNNQVLQNEAAAPQPVAQQPNGPVPTVQTEAMTNANEEHEEERPGVLAFTWTFFRTFFASIIPDQPNVI; translated from the exons ATGGAAGGCACCACAGTAAAACTAATAATAAAAACACCGAATCAGCAAATTAAAGATCAAGTTGTTAATTGTGATATCGAATGGACCATCGGCCGATTAAAAGAATATCTGTCCGAAGTTTATCCTTGCAAGCCA GAAAAAGCAAGTCAAAAACTGATATATTCTGGCCAATTGTTAAATGACTCCACATGCTTGAAAGATGTTCTGAGGCAATGTGATGGACAAGAAGATCAAGCTTACACTGTTCATTTAGTTTGTGCTTCTCAAAAAATAATGCCAGAACAGAATAAAGAGAGCACAAGCAGTATAGCTTCTTCTACAAGAAATGTAATGGAATACGCAAGATTAAATAATGCAAATAGTGTACAAAATCTGGCTCAAAATATTAACAATTTCACTATACAACACAGTCCTACACAATTGTATACTACACAGCAATATTTCGATCCAAGGAATAGTCAACAGATGACTTGGATGCAACAGGCATATACACATTATTTTACTCAGTACATGCAATT AATGGCAGCACAAGGAATCCCATTACAAACTAGCATTCCATATGTACAACAAATGAATGTCAATACCAATGATAGTGATCAAAATCCATATGGAAATAAtaccaataataataacaataataacaatgtaggtgatgaacaacaacaacctgCAGCCCAAGATGTTGACATTATTGGTGGAAACAATGGTGCTGAAGAGGATGGTGCATTTAACATAGATTGGCTAGATTTCTCTTATACTCTGTCCAGAATAATTGTTCTCTTCagtcttttatatttttactcATCTCCACTAAGATTCCTTGTTGTCATATTTCTTGGTTTTACAATGTACCT ATATCAAGGTGGTTTCTTCCGaatgcaactcgtttttttgccaGAAAATAATAATGGTCGAGTAGACAGAATAGATAACAATAATCAAGTATTGCAAAACGAAGCTGCTGCTCCCCAGCCTGTAGCGCAACAACCAAATGGTCCAGTACCAACAGTACAAACAGAAGCTATGACAAACGCGAATGAAGAACACGAAGAAGAGAGACCAGGAGTCTTAGCTTTTACTTGGACTTTTTTCCGTACATTTTTCGCATCTATAATTCCAGATCAACCGAATGTTATATAA